The region ATTTAGATATCATCATGCTCTCGTAGGCATTCTTTATGCTGGAGGCAGCTGTCTCCTTCTGGCTCTTTAAGCTCTGTTCCAGACTTGACTTATTGGTGCCGCTTTTTGCATTGGCTATTTTCTTTTCAAGTATTTTAAGGCTGTAATTATTTTCCACTCCCCTGGATACATCCTCATCCAGATTGATGGCTGCCATTCCCTCCAGGTCCGGCTCCGGCACATCTCCTATATCCACCTGCGCCCCATAGGTCCATCCCAGCATAAGGCAGAGATTTTCTTTTGTCCGCCCCAGACTGCTCCGAGCCGACAGCAGGGATGCATCCGCCGATGTGACGGCCTCCCGGGCCGACAGCACCTGGGCCTGGGTGGACATACCGGCGCTCAGACGGGTAAGGGTCTGGTCATAGGACGACTGGGCCTGTATCTTATTCTGCTCCAGGCTTTCCAGGCTGTATGTCTGGCTCCAGTAGCTTATCATCAGCTCCTGGGCCTCCTTTACCAGACCCGCCTCTGTCTTGTCATATTCCAGCTTCTTGACGTCCCCGTCCTCCACATTGTCGTCTCCCTGTTCCCGCAGGTTATCAGCCTGAATCTGGCTGCTCAAATAGGAGGACAGGCGGCTGGCATAATCTGAATCCGACGAATCAGGATATTCCAGGCTTCCGTATATATCATCGGCAGCATCATAGTAATCATCCGCAATATCGTCCGCGTCCTTCCCCCGGAAATCCTCATACTCCAGCTGGTTCTGAATCACCGTGTTATTGTATACATGAATCAGGTCCGCTATCTCCGTAAAATCCAGCTGATTATCCCTGAGGGAAGCCCACTGCTCTGCGGTATAGGCAAACTCCGGTGTACCCGCCCACGCCGGCGCCGGCATGGCGCCAAGACACAGTGCCGCGGCCAGGCATCCGGCCCCTATTTTTCCGTATCTCATATGATTGACACCTCCTCTTTAAATATCCAGCACAACCCGTTTCTTATCGCCGTTCATCAGCGCATAGTAGATTGGCAGAATGAACAGGGCCACCGCCACGCCCACGCTGAGTCCTCCGATGTTAACAATAGCCAGACCCTGGGTGGTGGAACCACTGTCCCCTATGGCCAGGGCCATGGGAATCATGGAAAGGATGGTGGTAAGGCTGGTCATCATAATGGGCCTTAAACGTGTGGCGCCCGCCTCGATCAGGGAGGTCTTTAGATCCATGGTCATGCGGTATTGGTTCACTGTATCCACATAGAGGATACCGTTGTTCACAACCGTTCCGACCAGAATCAGGAATCCCAGTATGGACGTCATGCTGATGCTGACTCCCGTAATCTGCAAAAGGCCGAAGGAGCCTATGAGGCTGAATGGTATGGTGGTCATTACCATAAAGGAAAACTTCGGTGACTCAAACTGCGCTGACAGTACCACGAAAACCAGGAATACAGCGATGGCAATGGCCTGGTACAAGGCTGCAAATTCCTCCTGCATCATACGGTTCATGGAGTTGACGCCCTTCTTGATGGTGGCGCTTAAGTTGGGGCTTATGACCTCGCTGTCTATGGCGGACTGGACATTTCCCCCGGTATAATCTGCCGTAATGGTTATCTCATACGCCTTATCCGTCTTGGAAATGGATGCCGGGCTGTCCTTATAATAGATTTCCGCCACATCCGTAAGGGCCACATAGCCTCCGGAGGGCTTGGAGAGTATAATATCCTTCATCTGGCTGACGGTCCGGTACTCATCCTCCGGATATTCGGCCATCACGCTGACCTCTCTTCCATCCACGTCCAGGGTGGTCACCTCTTCGCCGTCCATCATCTGTTTTACCTGGGAACCAATCTGGGATGCCGTAAGCCCCTCTGCGGCCGCCAGTACCGGATCCACCTTCACAGTCACCACGGGAGCCGTATTTTCTATGCTGGAATGGACGTTCATCACATCGTCCCTGGCCGTCATCTCGGCAACAATCCTGCTGCTGACTTCCTGGAGCTCATCGTAATCCGTACCGTTAAGGATGACTTCATATCCCCGGCTCCTGCTCATGAAGCTCATGGACGAGGACGCCTCCACTGTCACCGTACAGTTATCCAGGTCCGCCATCTCCGTTTCCCACTGCTCCACTATCTCATCGGTGCTCATATCCCTGTCATCCCTCAGATAGGCTGTTATGGTACCGCTGTCATTGTTATAGCGCAGCATGTATGATTCCACATCCGGATGACCTTTGACAATCTCCTCTGCCTGGGTCAGCATGGCGTCGGCATTTTCCGACAGCAGTCCCGGCCTTGTTTCGATGGAAACGCTGACTGTTCCCGTATCGTCCGCGGTCATAAGCTCAGTCTCCATCCCGCTGGCCAGAAAATAGGTTGCAATCACGATGATTACTGATGCAATCATGATGATGGCCTTGTGTTTTAAAAGTCCGGGCATGATGCGGCGGTATCCGTTCTGTATCCGCTCCATGGGCCGCGACATGGGCGCCTGCATCCTCTCCTGGGGCTTATAGGCCATATAGGTAAGGGGAACAATGGTAATGGCTGACAGGAAGGAGGCGCACATACAGAATACGATAACGTATCCCATGGAGCCGAACATCTGTCCCGACATGCCCTGCAGAAATACCAGCGGCAGGAAAACCACACAGGTGGTCACAGTGGATCCCAGAATGGACTGGAGCACAATGTTGGTTCCGGACAGGGAAGCCTTGGCATACCCCAGCAGGCCCTTGTCCTCCTCTGTCTCTATGGCCCTGAAACAGCTCTCCAGCACCACAATGGAGTTATCCACCATCATGCCTACTCCCAGCACCAGACCGCTCATGGTAATGATATTCAGGGAGAAACCGGCGCTGGTCATCAGAATCAGCGACACCAGTATGGAGGTGGGTATGGAGCTTCCTACAATCAGGGAAGCCTTATAATCTCCAAAGAAAATGAATATGATAATCATGGAAATCACGGCTGCCAGCACCAGGGTAAGGGCCACGTCCTTAAGGGAACTGAGAATGCTGTCCGCGCTGTCCCTGACAATCCTGATATTCAGGTTCTCATCATCCGCCTCCAGGCTCTCAATAACCTCCTGAACCTCGGATGACACATCCATGGCAGTGCTGCTCTGCTGCTTGGTGATGGAAATGGAAATAGTATCCTCGCCGTTGTAGCGTGAAATGCCTCCCCGGCTCTCCTCTGCCTCATATACCCTGGCAATGTCCTCCAGATATACAATCTTTCCGCTGGAGGTGGTGATGGGGACTTCCTTCAGGGCTTCTATGGTCTCATGCTCCAGGGACGTTGACACGGAAAGCTCCAGCTTTCCGGATACCGCATCGCCGGATGGGTAGGAAAGATTGGCCGTGCTCATGGCCGTGGACACGTCGCTCATGGTCACCTGATACTGTGCCATCTCATCGGATTGAAGCTCGATTTTATAGTATTCTGACTTTCCGCCCATGGCCTCCACCTCCGCCACGGAAGAAATCTGTTCCAGCAGAGGCACCACGGTCTGGTCCACATAATCGTACAAATCCTCCTGGGAGGGGTTTGATATGGAAAGCATCATGGTGGTTCCCGCATTGTTATTCATCTCCATGACAGAGGTTTCCGCATCGTCAGGGAGCTGGCGGCTCAGCGCATCCAGACTCTGGGATAAATCATTATAAGCGTCGTCCATATCGGTGCCGTAATCATATTCCAGCATAATCATGGCCCTGTTTTCACTGGAAGTGGAGCTCATGCTTTTCACCCCCTCTATGGTTCCCACCTGGTCTTCTATGGGCTGGGTCACCAGTTCATCTATGTCCTCGGGACCAGCACCGGAATAAGATGCCATGATAATCAGCATTGGCTGGTCCGTGTCCGGCATCTGTTCCAGCGTGGCATTGAATACGGAAGAAATACCGAATACCAAAAGGCAAAGCAACGCCATAACCGTCGCCACCGGACGTTTTAATACAAACCTTGTCAATCCCATGGGTTATGCCTCCTGTTCTGCCTGTGATTTTGCATTTTTGCTGTGTTCCCCGCCGGATGCTGCTGTTTCTTCGGACTGTGCCTCATACCTTAACCGTATTTTCGCCCCCTCATACAGGTTGGAGCTCCATGTGCTCACCACCATGTCATCGGCTGACAGGCCGGAAAGAATCTGGGCATGTTCCTCATCCTCCAGTCCTACTTCCACCTGGGCCGTGGAGGCGGTGCCGTCCTGATACAGATAAACATAGGCATTGCCGCCGCTATAATAGATTGCATCAACGGGAACCACCATTGTCTCCAATGCCCGTTCCGTCACAAGGTTTAATTTCACCGTGCTTCCGGGGGCAATCTCCTGTGTGTCTTCAATCTGGGCCTTTACCTTGAACAGCCCTGTATCCGTATCAACCATGGAGTTGATTTCGCTGATATATGCTTTATATGTAGTTCCGTTCTTCTGGATTTCCAGCTCGTCGCCCACATTGGCATTCTGCATCATGCGCTGGGTCACATAAAAGGAGACTACGTTCTCACCCTCACCGGCAATCACACACAAATCCTGGGACTGGCTCACCCTGTCATACACCTCCACGTCAAAGCTTTCAATCTTTCCATTAATAGGGGCGGTGATGGAGCTGTACTGCACCTGCCTTTCATAAGCCAGTTTAGCGGACTCATACTGGAGCTGCGCGGATTTCACCGCGTTGACATACTGCTCGTATTCCTGCTCGGACAAATCGCCGCCGCTGTAAAGAATCTGCATTCTTCTCAGGTTGCTCTGGGCCTCTGAA is a window of Enterocloster clostridioformis DNA encoding:
- a CDS encoding efflux RND transporter periplasmic adaptor subunit, which encodes MSKSRKIKIGIAAGIIVILAVAMIMTKGGKKSKGGMPVGQEASVTVVKAERPSIGDIILTTGLTGTVEPSDVVHIYAKAAGDVTAVYVKAGDMVTQGQILLEIDTEQVETAKNSMDSASVSLSEAQSNLRRMQILYSGGDLSEQEYEQYVNAVKSAQLQYESAKLAYERQVQYSSITAPINGKIESFDVEVYDRVSQSQDLCVIAGEGENVVSFYVTQRMMQNANVGDELEIQKNGTTYKAYISEINSMVDTDTGLFKVKAQIEDTQEIAPGSTVKLNLVTERALETMVVPVDAIYYSGGNAYVYLYQDGTASTAQVEVGLEDEEHAQILSGLSADDMVVSTWSSNLYEGAKIRLRYEAQSEETAASGGEHSKNAKSQAEQEA
- a CDS encoding TolC family protein; the encoded protein is MRYGKIGAGCLAAALCLGAMPAPAWAGTPEFAYTAEQWASLRDNQLDFTEIADLIHVYNNTVIQNQLEYEDFRGKDADDIADDYYDAADDIYGSLEYPDSSDSDYASRLSSYLSSQIQADNLREQGDDNVEDGDVKKLEYDKTEAGLVKEAQELMISYWSQTYSLESLEQNKIQAQSSYDQTLTRLSAGMSTQAQVLSAREAVTSADASLLSARSSLGRTKENLCLMLGWTYGAQVDIGDVPEPDLEGMAAINLDEDVSRGVENNYSLKILEKKIANAKSGTNKSSLEQSLKSQKETAASSIKNAYESMMISKSDYEQALNAYEIEATAMETAERKITAGTMTRNNYITQQSSFATAQVNVRTQRLALLRAQLEYQWSVDGLASVS
- a CDS encoding efflux RND transporter permease subunit translates to MGLTRFVLKRPVATVMALLCLLVFGISSVFNATLEQMPDTDQPMLIIMASYSGAGPEDIDELVTQPIEDQVGTIEGVKSMSSTSSENRAMIMLEYDYGTDMDDAYNDLSQSLDALSRQLPDDAETSVMEMNNNAGTTMMLSISNPSQEDLYDYVDQTVVPLLEQISSVAEVEAMGGKSEYYKIELQSDEMAQYQVTMSDVSTAMSTANLSYPSGDAVSGKLELSVSTSLEHETIEALKEVPITTSSGKIVYLEDIARVYEAEESRGGISRYNGEDTISISITKQQSSTAMDVSSEVQEVIESLEADDENLNIRIVRDSADSILSSLKDVALTLVLAAVISMIIIFIFFGDYKASLIVGSSIPTSILVSLILMTSAGFSLNIITMSGLVLGVGMMVDNSIVVLESCFRAIETEEDKGLLGYAKASLSGTNIVLQSILGSTVTTCVVFLPLVFLQGMSGQMFGSMGYVIVFCMCASFLSAITIVPLTYMAYKPQERMQAPMSRPMERIQNGYRRIMPGLLKHKAIIMIASVIIVIATYFLASGMETELMTADDTGTVSVSIETRPGLLSENADAMLTQAEEIVKGHPDVESYMLRYNNDSGTITAYLRDDRDMSTDEIVEQWETEMADLDNCTVTVEASSSMSFMSRSRGYEVILNGTDYDELQEVSSRIVAEMTARDDVMNVHSSIENTAPVVTVKVDPVLAAAEGLTASQIGSQVKQMMDGEEVTTLDVDGREVSVMAEYPEDEYRTVSQMKDIILSKPSGGYVALTDVAEIYYKDSPASISKTDKAYEITITADYTGGNVQSAIDSEVISPNLSATIKKGVNSMNRMMQEEFAALYQAIAIAVFLVFVVLSAQFESPKFSFMVMTTIPFSLIGSFGLLQITGVSISMTSILGFLILVGTVVNNGILYVDTVNQYRMTMDLKTSLIEAGATRLRPIMMTSLTTILSMIPMALAIGDSGSTTQGLAIVNIGGLSVGVAVALFILPIYYALMNGDKKRVVLDI